The [Limnothrix rosea] IAM M-220 genome includes a region encoding these proteins:
- a CDS encoding CIA30 family protein: MATWDIGRFAQMLYDFDVLPFSGYVKSFFGQSMSNVFLSSVGELEKMGQILVVGGDRPENMVVASLLEQRGYGVKPVAIASVTRESVEAADMAILCFELPEADKRTFLDLAQQVASWRSPSWTLFDFRRPSPALAQLWGAVDDVVMGGVSRSRLQFAGDVANFTGIVSTDNNGGFASVRTKNFGSSWDVSQYEGFRLRVKGDGQRYKFLARCEESWDGVGYSFSFDTVAGEWLTVDIPFASLIPVFRAKSVPERGLFKQERLRSLQLMLSKFEYDGQLNPSFQAGSFNLAIAAIAVYGGQAFPRLLVLSDHTTLQEPLQETQLPYCLLHCTNGFSPDLMPQVMELIGDRQQTNQIIAL; the protein is encoded by the coding sequence ATGGCAACTTGGGATATTGGTCGTTTTGCGCAAATGTTATATGACTTTGATGTTTTGCCTTTTAGTGGTTATGTCAAATCGTTTTTCGGTCAGTCAATGTCGAATGTTTTTTTATCGTCGGTGGGGGAGCTGGAAAAAATGGGTCAAATATTAGTGGTTGGGGGCGATCGCCCGGAAAATATGGTGGTGGCATCTCTTTTGGAGCAACGGGGTTATGGGGTCAAGCCGGTGGCGATCGCCTCTGTGACGAGGGAAAGCGTCGAGGCAGCGGATATGGCGATTCTTTGTTTTGAGTTGCCGGAGGCTGATAAGCGGACGTTTTTAGATTTGGCACAGCAGGTCGCGTCGTGGCGATCGCCGAGTTGGACATTATTTGATTTCCGTCGTCCTAGTCCTGCCTTGGCACAACTTTGGGGAGCCGTTGATGATGTGGTGATGGGCGGGGTGAGTCGTAGCCGTTTGCAATTTGCTGGTGATGTGGCGAATTTTACGGGCATTGTCTCGACCGATAATAATGGTGGCTTTGCGTCGGTACGCACCAAAAATTTTGGTAGTTCGTGGGATGTGAGTCAGTATGAGGGTTTTCGTCTCCGGGTCAAGGGCGATGGACAACGCTATAAGTTTCTCGCCCGTTGTGAAGAAAGTTGGGATGGTGTGGGCTATAGTTTTTCCTTTGACACGGTGGCGGGGGAATGGCTCACTGTGGATATTCCCTTTGCTAGTCTCATTCCTGTTTTTCGTGCGAAATCGGTGCCAGAGCGGGGTCTGTTTAAGCAGGAACGTCTCCGGTCTTTGCAGTTGATGCTCAGCAAATTTGAATATGATGGTCAGCTCAACCCTTCGTTCCAAGCTGGCTCGTTTAATTTGGCGATCGCCGCCATTGCAGTTTACGGCGGCCAAGCTTTTCCTCGTTTGTTGGTACTTAGCGACCACACCACGCTCCAAGAACCACTCCAAGAAACCCAGTTGCCCTATTGCCTCTTGCACTGCACCAATGGCTTTTCGCCAGACCTGATGCCCCAAGTGATGGAACTCATTGGCGATCGCCAACAAACCAATCAAATTATTGCCCTCTAA
- a CDS encoding ABC transporter permease: MDWWRKLKNNPLARLGAIILITFYILVIGANFFAPYDPYSSQLDGSLMPPTAIHWQNGKPVIYPTSQGATDLETGDRQLIIDADNPQPLGLFVKGDPYRFLGIPGDRHLFGVVGNDARFNLLGTDEQGRDHFSRLVHGGRISLFIGLVGITISFPLGMLIGGISGYFGGWVDSVLMRFVEVLMTIPGIYLLVSLAAVLPANITSAQRFLLIVMITSFISWSGLARVIRGQVLSIKNQEFVQAAQATGGRSLYIITQHILPQTSTYAVISATLAIPGFIIAESVLSLIGLGIQQPDPSWGNLLSLGTNASILVLQPWLVWSPAILIIITVLAFNLLGDGLRDALDPKNLGRSR, from the coding sequence ATGGATTGGTGGCGCAAACTTAAAAATAATCCCCTTGCCCGACTTGGCGCAATTATTCTAATCACCTTTTACATTTTGGTGATTGGTGCTAATTTCTTTGCTCCCTACGATCCCTATTCCTCCCAGCTTGATGGCTCACTCATGCCCCCGACCGCGATCCATTGGCAAAACGGCAAACCTGTAATCTATCCCACCAGCCAAGGGGCAACGGATCTCGAAACGGGCGATCGCCAGCTAATTATTGATGCCGATAATCCCCAACCCTTAGGATTATTTGTCAAAGGAGATCCCTATAGATTTCTAGGTATTCCCGGCGATCGCCACCTCTTTGGTGTCGTAGGCAATGACGCTCGCTTTAATCTTCTCGGCACAGACGAACAAGGGCGAGATCACTTTAGTCGCCTAGTCCATGGCGGCCGTATTAGCCTATTTATTGGCCTAGTCGGCATTACCATTTCCTTTCCCCTCGGCATGCTGATCGGCGGGATTTCCGGATACTTTGGCGGCTGGGTGGACTCCGTCCTCATGCGCTTTGTCGAAGTATTAATGACGATTCCGGGGATTTACCTGCTCGTATCCCTTGCCGCAGTCTTACCCGCGAATATCACCAGTGCCCAGCGCTTTTTACTCATCGTGATGATCACCTCTTTTATCAGTTGGTCAGGCTTAGCCCGCGTGATTCGCGGCCAAGTATTGTCCATCAAAAATCAAGAATTTGTCCAAGCCGCCCAAGCCACAGGGGGGCGATCGCTCTACATCATTACCCAGCATATTTTGCCCCAGACTTCCACCTACGCCGTGATTTCTGCCACCCTCGCCATACCAGGATTTATCATTGCCGAATCAGTACTCAGTCTCATCGGTCTAGGTATCCAACAGCCCGATCCGAGCTGGGGTAACCTCCTTTCCCTCGGCACAAACGCCTCCATTCTCGTCTTGCAACCATGGCTCGTTTGGTCTCCTGCCATTTTGATTATCATTACCGTCCTCGCCTTTAACCTCCTCGGCGATGGTCTCCGGGATGCCCTAGATCCCAAAAACCTCGGGCGATCGCGCTAA
- a CDS encoding Crp/Fnr family transcriptional regulator, which produces MTYPSAANSSPDEQPLITEELRTWATEHYRARTFFREETIPTRPGLLYFVSEGYVRLESTLKQAPAGATIELVNTVIDFVGANQAIDVFDSDHLSFEAIAQTDRTTIFWVYWADLERWQDLKSQVLEHLQAQSHKQIMLRTILGQKRTVDQLRLYFEFLALLYGEPKETGLKIPFGLTHDNLASVLGTTRVTISRLLNQLKEEGQVLFFDDQYFGVPKNQV; this is translated from the coding sequence ATGACGTACCCCTCCGCCGCTAACTCTTCACCAGACGAACAACCTCTAATTACCGAAGAATTACGGACTTGGGCAACAGAGCATTATCGGGCGCGTACCTTTTTCCGTGAGGAAACGATTCCGACTCGTCCCGGCCTCCTTTATTTTGTCAGTGAGGGATATGTACGCTTAGAGAGCACCCTTAAGCAGGCTCCCGCAGGAGCAACCATCGAACTTGTCAATACTGTGATTGATTTTGTTGGCGCAAATCAGGCGATCGATGTTTTCGATAGTGATCATCTCAGTTTTGAGGCGATCGCCCAAACGGATCGCACAACCATTTTTTGGGTTTATTGGGCAGACCTTGAACGCTGGCAAGATCTCAAATCACAAGTTTTAGAACATTTACAAGCCCAGTCCCACAAGCAAATTATGTTGCGCACTATTTTGGGGCAAAAACGTACGGTTGATCAATTACGCCTTTATTTTGAATTTTTAGCCCTGTTGTATGGCGAGCCGAAGGAGACTGGCCTCAAAATTCCCTTTGGCCTCACCCATGATAATCTCGCTTCGGTCTTAGGGACAACGAGGGTCACCATTAGCCGCCTACTCAATCAGCTTAAGGAAGAAGGCCAAGTGCTTTTCTTTGATGACCAGTATTTTGGTGTACCCAAAAATCAGGTCTAG
- the gap gene encoding type I glyceraldehyde-3-phosphate dehydrogenase translates to MSSLQVAINGFGRIGRLVFRAAVHNPEFKFVCINDLISPEKIAYLLKYDSTHGRFPGTVEHNEDGIIVNGEFIRCTSIRKPTELPWAELNVDYVVEATGCFRDFVGTSQHLEAGAKRVVISAPTTEPQRIPTLVMGVNHEQYNPEFDRIVSNASCTTNCLAPIAKVIDEHFGLAEGLMTTVHATTATQPTIDGASKKDNRAGRSAGQNIIPASTGAAKAVTLVLPQLAGKLTGMALRVPTPDVSVVDLTFRTVKPTSYTEICAAMRSAAFGELKGILDYTEDAVVSTDFTSDAHSSIFDAGAGIALNDRFFKILAWYDNEWGYANRMVDLMRVMAQKEQESAVAV, encoded by the coding sequence ATGTCATCTCTCCAAGTTGCTATTAATGGTTTTGGACGCATTGGTCGCCTCGTATTCCGTGCAGCAGTCCATAACCCAGAATTTAAATTCGTCTGCATTAATGACTTAATCTCCCCCGAAAAAATTGCCTATCTCCTCAAATATGACTCTACCCATGGTCGTTTTCCGGGCACAGTAGAACATAACGAAGACGGCATCATCGTCAATGGTGAATTTATCCGTTGTACGTCGATCCGCAAACCGACTGAGCTCCCTTGGGCAGAGCTTAATGTGGACTATGTTGTGGAGGCGACGGGCTGTTTCCGGGATTTTGTGGGCACATCTCAACACCTCGAAGCCGGTGCGAAGCGCGTCGTTATCTCGGCACCGACGACTGAACCTCAGCGCATTCCGACCCTTGTTATGGGCGTTAACCACGAACAGTACAACCCTGAGTTTGACCGCATTGTCTCCAATGCTAGCTGTACTACCAATTGCCTCGCTCCCATTGCCAAAGTAATTGATGAGCATTTTGGTCTTGCAGAGGGTCTAATGACCACTGTCCATGCTACTACCGCCACTCAACCGACTATTGATGGTGCTAGCAAAAAAGATAATCGTGCTGGACGTAGCGCGGGGCAAAATATTATTCCTGCGTCTACTGGGGCGGCGAAGGCTGTTACTCTCGTGCTCCCTCAACTAGCTGGCAAACTAACTGGCATGGCATTACGCGTTCCTACGCCGGATGTTTCTGTGGTGGATCTCACGTTCCGTACCGTGAAGCCGACTTCCTATACTGAAATTTGCGCGGCTATGCGTTCGGCAGCATTTGGTGAGCTAAAGGGCATTCTTGACTATACAGAGGATGCAGTGGTTTCTACTGATTTCACGAGTGATGCTCACTCTAGTATTTTCGATGCTGGTGCTGGTATTGCTCTTAATGATCGGTTCTTTAAGATTCTCGCTTGGTATGACAATGAGTGGGGCTATGCGAATCGTATGGTTGATCTGATGCGTGTCATGGCTCAGAAGGAACAGGAGTCTGCTGTTGCTGTTTAG
- a CDS encoding salt stress protein, Slr1339 family produces the protein MSSLDEQLQALEQQHRQPTSSSSPSTPDLDDHLAAIAAQFQEKSQQEKTPTIPEQDPIAEMLEALEQDSVTQQLKQSQNNQKICHAIADVIEKKRQTRINTTHNAKAIAAAEKQKQAQQKRIRQKAEQWLQNLDPISNEGMWFYEFAETYESRLDAAMDYLMALE, from the coding sequence ATGTCGTCCCTTGATGAACAACTTCAGGCTTTAGAGCAGCAACATCGTCAACCGACTTCATCTTCGTCGCCGTCTACGCCGGATCTTGATGACCATTTAGCGGCGATCGCCGCGCAGTTTCAGGAAAAGTCCCAACAAGAAAAAACGCCCACTATTCCAGAGCAAGATCCCATTGCGGAAATGTTGGAGGCTCTGGAGCAGGACAGTGTGACACAACAGCTAAAGCAATCCCAGAATAATCAAAAAATTTGCCATGCGATCGCCGATGTGATCGAAAAAAAGCGTCAAACCCGCATTAATACCACCCACAATGCAAAGGCGATCGCCGCCGCCGAAAAACAAAAACAAGCACAGCAAAAACGCATTCGCCAAAAAGCCGAGCAATGGTTGCAAAACCTTGACCCCATTTCCAATGAAGGGATGTGGTTTTACGAATTTGCCGAAACTTACGAATCTCGACTAGATGCCGCAATGGATTATCTAATGGCCTTAGAATGA
- a CDS encoding pentapeptide repeat-containing protein gives MNAKELLEKYAAGETNFPSAKLSGSNLWGADLIGINLENADLHSAILIFAYLSRANLSHANLIGSNLSGTNLNQANLKFAELHNADLHGTILKNANLSNANLTLANLLDANLMGADLRGADLSGANLSGVCLREANLREEKRVYNSSLRGAILRKADLQSANLKGADLARVELSHANLRGVNLRAADLQEANLQGVNLENAVLTEANLIGANLTGANLRNAQFERALMEDVNLREVRLDWANLSQARLNRANLSKAILNHARLNKADLSRCTLVQSHLVEAELIDVYLARANLTGANLTRANLARAEISSTNMAGVILTGATMPDGTVYGEA, from the coding sequence ATGAACGCAAAAGAGCTACTCGAAAAATATGCCGCCGGCGAAACGAATTTTCCGAGTGCAAAACTCAGTGGCTCAAACCTTTGGGGGGCGGATCTCATTGGCATTAACCTTGAAAATGCCGATCTCCACAGCGCCATTTTAATTTTTGCCTATCTCAGCCGCGCCAATCTCAGTCATGCCAACCTCATTGGTTCCAACCTCAGCGGCACGAACCTCAACCAAGCGAATTTAAAATTTGCCGAACTCCACAACGCCGATCTCCATGGCACTATCCTCAAAAACGCCAACCTGAGCAATGCCAATCTCACCCTCGCCAACCTCCTCGATGCCAACTTAATGGGGGCTGACCTAAGGGGCGCTGATCTTTCGGGGGCAAATCTCTCAGGAGTTTGTTTACGAGAAGCTAATTTGCGAGAGGAAAAACGGGTTTACAACTCCAGTTTGCGGGGCGCGATTTTACGAAAAGCAGATCTCCAAAGCGCAAATTTAAAGGGGGCAGACCTCGCACGGGTGGAGTTAAGCCATGCTAACCTAAGGGGCGTAAATTTACGGGCGGCAGACCTCCAAGAAGCCAATTTACAGGGTGTAAACCTTGAAAATGCAGTATTAACTGAAGCGAATCTCATTGGTGCAAACCTCACAGGTGCAAATCTTAGAAATGCCCAATTCGAGCGAGCCTTAATGGAAGATGTCAATCTTCGGGAAGTGCGGTTAGACTGGGCAAACCTGAGTCAAGCTCGTCTCAATCGCGCCAACTTAAGTAAAGCAATTTTGAACCATGCTCGATTAAATAAAGCAGACCTCAGTCGTTGCACATTGGTTCAAAGCCATTTGGTTGAAGCTGAGTTGATCGATGTTTATCTGGCACGGGCCAATCTCACGGGTGCAAACCTGACTCGGGCAAATCTGGCTCGGGCAGAAATTAGTAGTACTAATATGGCTGGCGTGATCTTGACGGGTGCCACTATGCCTGATGGTACTGTCTATGGGGAGGCCTAG
- a CDS encoding DUF5357 family protein, whose protein sequence is MGKKLKELFKKYQPKRWYSWQTSIWLSVISGGMSILARLLGKPDSIVSSFLAWFGWIFFIIGISWVVKEERSTLAPWITSAVICLFIFGSWELGNWEIAVMVWPVIAAIIYALPYFWDDSFKKKLPNTNERISILLILGSQLLLSFWIQFFFVLSDFIEEYPSYYSDDLSESLFVVRSPNRKAADPRGVFILELLDLEIQEHYENRLWTEVEAELKEPEVLIPTIRQLLDEVKGKTAKLKEDEDWSLAEPYAIETAETGQELILQYRWNGSRAREDQDYLVEKICDFQPIANPVPLLPGNPVTQVKCRESKVFGWLSTDE, encoded by the coding sequence ATGGGTAAAAAGCTCAAGGAACTATTCAAAAAATATCAACCCAAACGCTGGTACTCATGGCAAACCAGTATTTGGCTCAGCGTTATTTCTGGCGGCATGTCCATCCTTGCCAGACTCCTAGGCAAACCAGATAGTATCGTCTCCAGTTTTTTAGCATGGTTCGGTTGGATATTTTTCATTATCGGCATTAGCTGGGTCGTTAAAGAAGAGCGCTCAACCCTAGCCCCTTGGATTACCTCGGCGGTGATCTGTCTGTTTATCTTTGGGAGCTGGGAGCTGGGAAATTGGGAAATTGCTGTCATGGTTTGGCCTGTTATCGCTGCAATTATCTATGCTCTGCCCTATTTTTGGGATGATAGTTTCAAAAAAAAATTACCAAATACCAATGAGCGCATTAGTATTTTGTTGATCCTTGGTTCCCAGCTATTGCTGAGTTTTTGGATTCAGTTTTTCTTTGTTTTGTCCGATTTTATTGAAGAGTACCCTTCCTATTACAGCGACGATCTGAGTGAAAGCCTCTTTGTTGTACGCTCTCCTAATCGCAAGGCTGCTGATCCGCGTGGTGTTTTTATTTTGGAGTTGCTTGATTTAGAAATACAAGAGCATTACGAAAATCGCCTGTGGACAGAGGTAGAGGCAGAACTTAAGGAGCCTGAGGTTTTAATTCCCACCATTCGCCAATTGTTAGATGAGGTCAAGGGAAAAACGGCCAAGCTGAAGGAAGATGAGGATTGGAGTTTGGCTGAGCCCTACGCCATTGAGACGGCGGAGACGGGACAGGAATTAATTTTGCAATATCGTTGGAATGGCTCGCGGGCAAGGGAAGATCAAGATTATTTGGTAGAAAAAATTTGTGATTTTCAGCCGATCGCCAACCCGGTTCCACTACTCCCCGGTAATCCTGTTACCCAGGTCAAGTGTCGGGAAAGTAAAGTATTTGGCTGGCTATCGACAGATGAATAA
- a CDS encoding response regulator, with protein MSSQDQEIRRLSFLLGLAERLQSVTSVEAIGKYALRYLVENMGAAFGDIKLIAGQGDRRRANMLTNGISSEFVATYGEAITAMENCLNDGIPYGQGLLWDVVETGEPIFVENYAEHPNAVTAFRHPGIGQLGIFPIKDQKGLILAVLTLESRIEAPLEEAPQQNILVAACQILGAAIERAQSQEKLKQTNKELERISRLKSEFLASMSHELRTPLNSVIGFADLLRRQTDQQLNNRQRNYIDTIEKSGQHLLALINDILDLSKIEAGKTELDISAVDVTELCQECLAMVQPRAKAKKLQMTLDLSPQVNQAALDRRKVQQILINLLSNAVKFTPKRGQIALSARLAYGAELLQEQRTDSSVIEASTPYLRLEVADTGIGISPTDQSRLFQPFFQVDGRLTRQYEGTGLGLVLTRRLAELHGGVASVESDVGAGSRFRVWLPLTLEMKVEAEIVASPEAPEAIAAGEITALSNTEQKLILVVEDKPFNQTLITEILSMHDYGVEIIADGQQMLERLREDNGDRLPDLILMDIQLPHVDGLTLTKTLKQLPKWQDIPIITITALAMAGDRERCLAAGADDYLSKPIQVNDLEVKLKKYLN; from the coding sequence ATGTCTTCCCAAGATCAAGAAATTCGCCGCCTTAGTTTTCTGTTGGGATTAGCAGAACGTTTACAGAGTGTCACTAGCGTTGAGGCGATCGGCAAATATGCGCTGCGCTACCTTGTGGAAAATATGGGGGCGGCCTTTGGGGATATCAAGCTTATCGCGGGTCAGGGCGATCGCCGCCGGGCAAATATGCTCACCAACGGTATTTCATCCGAGTTTGTCGCCACCTATGGCGAGGCGATTACAGCAATGGAAAACTGCCTCAATGACGGCATACCCTATGGACAAGGTTTATTGTGGGATGTCGTAGAAACAGGCGAACCAATATTTGTCGAAAACTATGCCGAACACCCCAACGCAGTAACCGCCTTTCGTCACCCCGGCATTGGACAGCTCGGAATTTTTCCCATTAAAGATCAAAAGGGTTTAATTCTTGCCGTCCTTACCCTAGAGTCACGCATTGAAGCGCCCCTCGAAGAAGCCCCCCAGCAAAATATCCTCGTTGCGGCCTGCCAGATTTTAGGCGCAGCCATTGAGCGGGCACAATCCCAAGAAAAACTCAAACAGACCAACAAAGAGCTCGAGAGAATTTCTCGGCTCAAATCAGAATTTTTGGCTTCCATGTCCCACGAACTGCGGACTCCTTTAAATAGTGTGATTGGCTTTGCTGATTTGTTACGTCGCCAAACGGATCAACAGCTGAATAACCGTCAGCGTAACTACATTGACACCATTGAAAAAAGTGGCCAACATCTATTGGCACTGATTAATGACATTTTAGATTTATCCAAAATTGAAGCTGGCAAAACGGAGTTAGATATTAGCGCCGTAGATGTGACTGAACTCTGCCAAGAATGTTTAGCGATGGTACAGCCGCGAGCCAAGGCCAAGAAATTACAAATGACTTTGGATTTGTCGCCTCAGGTGAACCAGGCGGCCTTAGATCGTCGTAAGGTTCAACAAATTCTGATTAATTTATTATCTAATGCGGTGAAGTTCACGCCAAAGCGAGGCCAAATTGCTCTCTCTGCCCGTCTGGCTTATGGAGCAGAGCTACTACAGGAACAGCGTACGGATTCTAGTGTGATTGAAGCGAGCACCCCCTATTTACGTCTTGAGGTTGCGGATACTGGTATTGGCATTAGTCCGACGGATCAAAGTCGCCTATTTCAGCCTTTTTTTCAGGTGGACGGTAGGCTCACAAGGCAATATGAGGGGACGGGTCTTGGGCTGGTGCTGACCAGACGGTTAGCGGAGTTGCATGGTGGGGTTGCGTCGGTGGAGTCTGATGTTGGTGCGGGGAGTCGATTTCGGGTTTGGTTGCCCCTCACCTTGGAGATGAAGGTAGAGGCCGAGATTGTTGCTTCTCCGGAAGCACCTGAGGCGATCGCCGCCGGGGAGATCACAGCCCTAAGCAATACGGAACAAAAATTGATTTTGGTGGTTGAAGACAAACCCTTTAACCAAACCCTGATCACCGAAATTTTATCGATGCATGATTATGGTGTGGAAATCATCGCTGATGGCCAGCAGATGTTGGAACGTCTACGGGAAGATAACGGCGATCGCCTCCCCGATTTAATCTTGATGGATATTCAGCTCCCCCATGTCGATGGTTTAACCTTGACCAAAACCCTCAAACAATTACCAAAGTGGCAAGATATCCCCATCATTACCATTACCGCCTTGGCAATGGCCGGCGATCGTGAGCGATGCTTAGCCGCAGGAGCCGATGACTACCTCAGCAAACCAATACAAGTAAATGACCTTGAAGTAAAACTCAAAAAATACTTAAATTAG